The Rhododendron vialii isolate Sample 1 chromosome 3a, ASM3025357v1 nucleotide sequence CACACTCTCTAGAGTCATCCCGGACTCGTCGCTGGGGTCTATCTCTGACTTCCTGTCAAGAATGGCAAATATGGAAGCAGCAGCAGCCTTAGATTTCGTAGTATCAGAAGCTAAGCCACTTGATTCAGAGATTGCCAAGGCTGCCATGCTTAGAGCAAAGAAAACCTGCATGCGAGGCCACACCCACCATTACAACAGTTAAGTGATTTGAGTGCATATACAATTGCTTGAATGTTTAAGCTTTTGGATTCTTACACGAAATACGCCGTTAAATTTTGCTTTCCCATCGTCAACTAGCTTTGCTCCAACGTAGAAACAACAGGCGTAGAACAAAAATAGCAAGGCGAAAGATACCCCAAAACCTATCCCGCTTATAACGCCTTGCCTTATGCCGGTTTTCATAGGGCCATCGCACTTGCTCTTGTATAATTCCAGCACTTTTTCTTCAGCGCAGAAAGAAGCGATTGTTCTTATGCTTCCAACGGCATCATTTGCAACTTGGCTTGCCTCCTCGTACATCAACTGCACCAATTTACGTCTAGATCTTAAAAGAGGTACAAGgaaaaaacaacataaaacgaAAAACTTTTAGCAGTACTGAGTACTCCTAAATCCTAAATCTTATCTACTCCCATACTACAGTACTagtattctttttctttcgagTCCGAAAATATTGCAATATGTGGCAACCATTGAAAATACAGTAGTAGTGAGAATAGAAAAGCAAACCTTTGCATCTGCACTGAATCCTTGCATGAACTTTAATTGAAGATAACCATTCAATCCCATGAGAGGTAACAAAGAAAGGACAATAAATGCTAGCTGCCAACATGCTGTGAAAGCAATGAGCAATCCTGCAATTGCTGAAGCAGAGATTTGAACAAGCTGACCAAGTGCATCTCCCACTAAAGCCCGAATAGTCGCTGCATCTGCAGATAGCCTAGCTCCAATTGCTCCACTCAAGTTATCGGGCTCATCAAACCAGCTGACCTCCATCTGAACCACTTTTTCGAAACACTTTGATCGCACCCTTTTCGTCAGCTTACAACCAGCCACAGAAAACAAGTATGTCCGTGCTGGATATGCAAATAACGATGCTACTCCAAGGAGTGCAAACATTATGGcccaaaattttgaatctttctTTAGTTGATGGGGTGGCTTGAAAAATGTGTAAATAGCCTCTGATAGCAATAGACCAAAGGTGGGAAGTATTGAACCGTTAATGATTGCAGCAAAAGCTCCGGCTATCAACACTGGAACCTCCGGCTTGTTGAGATGAGCAAGTCGGAGCAGTGAGACTTTTGGAGGATTTCCTAATGATTGGTTGTAGCTGGCTCCTACTTTTGGCAACGGAGTGTCAGAAACATCAAGTCCAATAGGTAGACCAAATGAAACTCTAAGGTGGCGGCTGCTATTTCCTAGTTCAGAAGATCCCCGACTTGTGGATCGAAGGGATGAAATTCGTTGACTTGGCTGTCTTCCGGATTCAATAATAGAATCTGATTTCTCTGGGTCCATTGCAACTTGTTCAGAATCTTTGTTCACTTTTTGCAGCCTAATAAGCTGAGAGTATGCTCCTTCTGGGTCCTCAAGTAGTTTTGAGTGTGAGCCTAATCCATGAACACATAAGACGCGAAATAGTATGAATATTCTCTATCACAAGGAAGCCGAGTTCATATATGTgcgtatgtatatgtatgtctacgataattttgttttctttgctcatTAGCATGTTACCTAAGCAGTAAGGTTGTTCCTAAGATACCTTTTTCAACGATTTTTCCTTGGTGAATCACTGCAATCATGTCAGCATTCCTTACGGTGCTCAAGCGATGAGCAACAATAACCGTTGTTCTACTGACCATTATCTTGTCCAATGCCTCTTGAACAACCCTCTCTGACTCTGCATCGAGCGCACTTGTTGCTTCATCTAAGAGCAGAATGCGTGGGTCTTTCAGGATTGCCCTGGCTATGGCAACTCTCTGCTTTTGTCCACCGGACAGCTGGATTCCATGCTCACCAACCATGGTGTCCAACccctaaaattcaaaattgagcTATGGCAAAACAAAGAATCTAACCAACCATGCTCGATTAtgaacgaaaaataagtattataCACAACAGTTAATccagaagggaaaaaaaatcagaacCTGAGGTAGGACAGCAATGAATTTAGCAGCATTAGCTACCTCAGTTGCTGCTTTAATTTCTTCTAGGGTTGCCCCATCCTTCCCATATGCAATATTGTCCTTGATGCTGCACGAAAACAACACAGGCTCTTGGCTAACAAGACCTATTTTCTCCCTAACCCACTTCAGTTGGAAATCTTTGATATTAATGCCATCTATGAGGACTTGACCAGATTGTGGATCATAAAATCTCTGTATCAGGCTGATAACGGTTGACTTTCCGCTACCACTCTGTCCGACCATAGCTACTGTCATGCCACTTGGGATGGAAAGTGAGAACCCGTTGAATATTTGCTCATCTGGACGGGCAGGATAACTGAAATAAACATCTCTCAACTCTATATCGCCACAAATATCATGTAATTTTTTGCCTTCGTTGTCATATATGTCTATCTCGGGCTTCCTATTTATTGTCTCAAACATCTTGAAGGCTGCAGCTTGACCCGCAGAAAATGCAGTCATGCAGGGAGATGCCTGCCCAAGAGACCTGAAACATCCATATAACACAAAAACTTACAAACATATTAGGAACACAATTTCAGTTACAGAGATGAACAACGTCGCTTTAAGGATCCAAACGGACTTGACTTTTCTAGTACATCGACATAGTTTCAGAAGTGAAACTTACATGGAACCAGTTAGCACAGCAACAATTACATTAATCACTTCGCCTCCGGTGTATCTGTTATTTAATATCATCTTTGCACCAAACCATAGAGCCAAAGAATAAGTGCAAAGTGCAACGCAAAAGACTACTCCAACACCCAATCCAGAAGTTAAGCCTTCTTGAATACCTGACTTGTAAGCATCCAGGAGAGATTTGTCATATTTAGTTATGGCATGCTTCTCCCCGCTAAATGACGCAACCTACATATGCAGTTCGCAGAAAGATGAGCATATATCAGTAAAGAGCAAAACTACAGAGAATTAAAGTTTAAGCAAATCTGCAACATTgaattgttttttactttttttttttaaaagaagaagaagaagaatagctTTTTGGATCTTTGACATACTGTTCTAATTGAGCCAATAGTCTGTTCAACCACAATGGCTGCTTTAGCATAAGCGTTTTGGCCGGCGGATGACACTTTGGATACGGCGATGGAAGTGGTTCCACCAGTTAGTACAAGTATAGGAATACAAGATAACAAGACAAGCGTAAGAAGCCACCCCCTGATGAATGCTACCACAAAGCCACCCAAAAACGTAGAGACCAGCTGTATAAATTTCCCAACCTGCATTGAAACACAAAACCCAGATGGACAAATGAAAAACGCAAAAGAAAGTATggcctctttttcttttcttttttaaggggAATGGTGAGTAAGTACCTTCTCGCCCATAGCATCTTGAATTAGAACAGTGTCACCCGACATCCGACTCACAACCTCTCCTGTATTCATTTCTTTGTCAAAGAAAGCTATATCTTGTCTCATTATTGCTTTCAAGTAAAGACTCCTTATTCTTGCTGCTTGTCGCTCTCCCGTTACCATCCAGCAAGACACCTCTGACAAACcgatacaaaaaaaagagtgaggaAAAAATCATTCGGCGTTGACAATACTAATAGTTTGGAGAGTAGGTTGGATGCACGTACGGAGGAATGCTACCACCCCTGCTATCAAAGCCAAATAGACAAATTTCAATGATACCTAATGCATAACCAAGGAAATAATCAGTGACAATATTTCACTCCCAACACATCACAAGAAAAAGAAGCAGGATATATAATTGTGGAACTAATGAACTAGAATTCTATTGAATTCGCCAAAACATCGTAACCATTGAAGAGTAATTAGCACGAGGAAAACTGTAACTTTGTTTACATAGCTCTCCTACGAAGAAAAATCTAAGCAAGAACATGCTAATTGAAGGATGTACTTCTTTAGTTTACCTTAGAAACTACGTGAATCACGTCTTTGTTGTTCTGGTTTTGTCCAAAAGAATTGATTAGTTCGCCGAAGAGTACAGTCATGAAAGGCATGCATAACCCATTTCCAACAGCACCGATGGTACCAACAATCATCAAGCCGACATCCACGGAGTCTGCAAACGAGAAGAGCTTGTAGAACGGAACGGTTTTGGTACCTGTCTCCTCTTTTTCGCTCGCCTGCTGTTCCGGGTCGAGTTGTTGACCCCCGTTTGGGGAGGAACTTGTCGTTGCTGCTGCTGTCGGCGCCACCGCCTCTATTTCAAGTGCAGGGCTTGTTGATGTCGCGGCATCCTCCTCTTGCGTCGGTTGATGATCGCCATCGAAACCATTAGTCTCTGCCATGATTACCATGCAGTTAATAATTCAAGCTAGACTAGTACTATCCaattctcctcctcttctttcaAGGCAACATGGCTGTTGATGTACCTTGTGCAGGATCTCCCAAAACTAGATAGGAGCCTCTTAGCTGAAAAATTGAAGTCCAACCAGTGAGGCTGATGTCAATAACATATATAACAGCATGTACATATGTAGttgagcagagagagagagagcggagagagagagaaagagagagagtgagagagagagagtgactgagagagagatgggatgAAATGGATAGATATTCCACGAACATAGACTTACCTTGCCGGCCTTTGTACGTAGATGATCTCTCTATTCCAAAAGGAGAATGTTTGCGCTTTTTATAAAGCTCTTGTTGGTTTTGTACCTCAActaattgctctctctctctctctctctctctctctctctattaatAAAAGTTGTGGTTTGGTTGTCTAGATCTCTCTGCCTATGCTCAAAGTAGACTAGTTGGGTATACAATTGATATATATAGTATAAACATTTGTCAAAGTATCATCAAGGGACGTATGAGCTACGCATGAGCTTACGCAATATCACtcacattttaatttttaattagagttatagtagtagttttttctgaaaattaaattttaaaattgtgtaAGTTCATCCGCCCAATGTCGTTTACCAAGAACTTGGAAAAATTAATATTAATTTTAGTAATATTAATTACTTTTTGTAGTACTATTCTACTTCATAAAATGGATAGAAATGGACAAGATCATAACCAGATATTATTTGGTAGTATTTTGACAATTTATAGTGGCAAACCTCCCTGAATTTTGGctcaggtgtttttttttttttttgtgttattaTCTTTGTGGTTTTTTGTTTAGCTTcttgttataattttttatttatagagtATTcatattgaaaagaatgattaatccaaaacgTTTATCACGataataccaaaaattaatgggcaaattttcgtagtcgtccctgtagttttacaGCTGTCTCACTCTCGTCCttctagtttcaaagtgctctaatttcgtccctgtagtttgttttacgaaATTAGttaaatcgttaacaccgttaacaaAACTAAcggaaacaaaaaataattgttCTAAGGCCCCATTccggaacgataaataagtacttattttttaagaagacaatttcaagctcaaaaattatgtacttacgcaaataatttttctatctctatggatcttgtttgatagatctcattgagatctttaatacggtgcaaaaaaaattgaaaatttatttttcatttacattatttttgagtttgaaaatgtaaaataagtacttattttttaagaaggtgttctggaacggggcctaattttcaatccgtttgaaccggtgcgaagatcttatttttttgatcattttatcataaatggtcgtaatgaatttttggctctaaagcctttcaacgagcacccgaagactccttatttagtttcagggctctcttagggtgctcattgaaatgccgtagagccaaaaatctattatgaccatttaagataaaatgattagaaaaataaaatatttgcaccggttcaaacgaattgaaaattggaacacttttttttttccgttagtttcgttaacggtgttaacgattttaccaatttagaacgtaaaacaaactacagggacgaaattagagcactttgaaactagagggacgaaagtgagacaaccgtaaaactacaggaccgactacgaaaatttttccaaaattaatttACGAAGAACAAGTCATCTAACTTTGTTCTTttacaagttttgagaaaaaaaattactttttgtaCAATTCTCAATAAATTTATCTATCTCTtcactaaggctccgttccagaacaccttcttaaaaaataaatacttatttcacattttcaaactcaaatataatataaatgaaaaattatttttcaattatttttcaccgtataaaagatctcaataagatctatcaaacaagatccatattgataggataattatttacgtaaacaagtgatttttgagcttgaaattgccttcttaaaaaataaatacttatttccgtttctgaaacggggcctaattatCACTTATtacgtcaaaaaaaaattctcaaaaaccaaacaaagtcccCACTGAATATAAAATCTTTATTAAAACGGACAGCTCAGTTTCCGTTTCTTGAAAGAGAAGCCATTCTCTCCTGCATGCGTGAACCCCACCACCACAGTCATCATCATGCCTCTAAAAGTCAAacctataaaaataaaaaataaaaaacctttTTAATTTTAAGTTGACTGGAGTGATGCGACACTGTGAATAGCATCTAGCCTTTTTTGTTTGTGAGCCTTGTCATGGATTCTGCGTTACTTTTCTTTATTACTCTCTTTGCTTCGATTTAACAGTCTCTTGTTCTATTTgaataagataaaaaaattagttatgaaATTGATagtaaattttatatttaatataaattttatttgataaatttcaattattttataatatgatatttttaa carries:
- the LOC131318559 gene encoding ABC transporter B family member 4-like isoform X1; the encoded protein is MVIMAETNGFDGDHQPTQEEDAATSTSPALEIEAVAPTAAATTSSSPNGGQQLDPEQQASEKEETGTKTVPFYKLFSFADSVDVGLMIVGTIGAVGNGLCMPFMTVLFGELINSFGQNQNNKDVIHVVSKVSLKFVYLALIAGVVAFLQVSCWMVTGERQAARIRSLYLKAIMRQDIAFFDKEMNTGEVVSRMSGDTVLIQDAMGEKVGKFIQLVSTFLGGFVVAFIRGWLLTLVLLSCIPILVLTGGTTSIAVSKVSSAGQNAYAKAAIVVEQTIGSIRTVASFSGEKHAITKYDKSLLDAYKSGIQEGLTSGLGVGVVFCVALCTYSLALWFGAKMILNNRYTGGEVINVIVAVLTGSMSLGQASPCMTAFSAGQAAAFKMFETINRKPEIDIYDNEGKKLHDICGDIELRDVYFSYPARPDEQIFNGFSLSIPSGMTVAMVGQSGSGKSTVISLIQRFYDPQSGQVLIDGINIKDFQLKWVREKIGLVSQEPVLFSCSIKDNIAYGKDGATLEEIKAATEVANAAKFIAVLPQGLDTMVGEHGIQLSGGQKQRVAIARAILKDPRILLLDEATSALDAESERVVQEALDKIMVSRTTVIVAHRLSTVRNADMIAVIHQGKIVEKGSHSKLLEDPEGAYSQLIRLQKVNKDSEQVAMDPEKSDSIIESGRQPSQRISSLRSTSRGSSELGNSSRHLRVSFGLPIGLDVSDTPLPKVGASYNQSLGNPPKVSLLRLAHLNKPEVPVLIAGAFAAIINGSILPTFGLLLSEAIYTFFKPPHQLKKDSKFWAIMFALLGVASLFAYPARTYLFSVAGCKLTKRVRSKCFEKVVQMEVSWFDEPDNLSGAIGARLSADAATIRALVGDALGQLVQISASAIAGLLIAFTACWQLAFIVLSLLPLMGLNGYLQLKFMQGFSADAKLMYEEASQVANDAVGSIRTIASFCAEEKVLELYKSKCDGPMKTGIRQGVISGIGFGVSFALLFLFYACCFYVGAKLVDDGKAKFNGVFRVFFALSMAALAISESSGLASDTTKSKAAAASIFAILDRKSEIDPSDESGMTLESVKGEIELHHISFKYPTRPDFHIFRDLNLNIQSGKTVALVGESGSGKSTVIALLQRFYDPESGNITLDGIEIQRLQLKWLRQQMGLVSQEPFLFNETIRANIAYGKEGNATEAEILAASELANAHSFISGLQHGYDTIVGERGVQLSGGQKQRVAIARAMVRSPKILLLDEATSALDAESERVVQDALDGVMVNRTTVVVAHRLSTIKNADVIAVVKNGVIVEKGRHDTLITIKDGFYASLVALHASNSSS
- the LOC131318559 gene encoding ABC transporter B family member 4-like isoform X2 produces the protein MVIMAETNGFDGDHQPTQEEDAATSTSPALEIEAVAPTAAATTSSSPNGGQQLDPEQQASEKEETGTKTVPFYKLFSFADSVDVGLMIVGTIGAVGNGLCMPFMTVLFGELINSFGQNQNNKDVIHVVSKVSLKFVYLALIAGVVAFLQVSCWMVTGERQAARIRSLYLKAIMRQDIAFFDKEMNTGEVVSRMSGDTVLIQDAMGEKVGKFIQLVSTFLGGFVVAFIRGWLLTLVLLSCIPILVLTGGTTSIAVSKVSSAGQNAYAKAAIVVEQTIGSIRTVASFSGEKHAITKYDKSLLDAYKSGIQEGLTSGLGVGVVFCVALCTYSLALWFGAKMILNNRYTGGEVINVIVAVLTGSMSLGQASPCMTAFSAGQAAAFKMFETINRKPEIDIYDNEGKKLHDICGDIELRDVYFSYPARPDEQIFNGFSLSIPSGMTVAMVGQSGSGKSTVISLIQRFYDPQSGQVLIDGINIKDFQLKWVREKIGLVSQEPVLFSCSIKDNIAYGKDGATLEEIKAATEVANAAKFIAVLPQGLDTMVGEHGIQLSGGQKQRVAIARAILKDPRILLLDEATSALDAESERVVQEALDKIMVSRTTVIVAHRLSTVRNADMIAVIHQGKIVEKGSHSKLLEDPEGAYSQLIRLQKVNKDSEQVAMDPEKSDSIIESGRQPSQRISSLRSTSRGSSELGNSSRHLRVSFGLPIGLDVSDTPLPKVGASYNQSLGNPPKVSLLRLAHLNKPEVPVLIAGAFAAIINGSILPTFGLLLSEAIYTFFKPPHQLKKDSKFWAIMFALLGVASLFAYPARTYLFSVAGCKLTKRVRSKCFEKVVQMEVSWFDEPDNLSGAIGARLSADAATIRALVGDALGQLVQISASAIAGLLIAFTACWQLAFIVLSLLPLMGLNGYLQLKFMQGFSADAKLMYEEASQVANDAVGSIRTIASFCAEEKVLELYKSKCDGPMKTGIRQGVISGIGFGVSFALLFLFYACCFYVGAKLVDDGKAKFNGVFRVFFALSMAALAISESSGLASDTTKSKAAAASIFAILDRKSEIDPSDESGMTLESVKGEIELHHISFKYPTRPDFHIFRDLNLNIQSGKLWSEKVEAGNQR